The genomic stretch ACACCCCTATCGCCTCCCCGTCGTTGCGTTCAGCGGCATGAACATGGTAGGAAACGCCGTTGAGAAAGGCTATGCGATCAAGACCGAGATTGGTGCGGGAACCATACCGTTCGGAAAAATAGCGGACGCTACAGCCAGGTGATCCCGCCGTCCGTATCGTCGTCCGAACGCTTCTCTTCGTCTCGGTTCTTCTGCCGGGCGGCCGCGTCGATCACCTCGAGTTTTCCGCGCGAGGGATCGACCTCTTTCGGGTGGGGGCCGGGCCGGGCCAATCCCCGGCCGATCTGGCCCAGCGAACCGTCCTTCGGTAAGGGCGCTCCTTCGCGCATGTGCAGGCCGGCCTCCTCGAAGAGGCTGTCCTTCGGCCGTTGCATCCCCTGACCGAGCGTAACGTGGTCCCCGGTGAACACCCCTTCTTTCGGCCGCTGCATCCCGCGCTCCAGGGTGCTCGCATCTGCCGAAAGCGATCCGTCTTTCGGCCGCTGCACGGATTTTAAGGATGTGGAATATGTTACCGCATCGTCTTTTGGCCCCGTCTTCTCGATAGCGATCCCTTTGAGGCCGAAGGTGGAGTTCTTCGGGGCGGGCACCGACGAGGTGACCGAGGCCGAACCGGTGAGATCGATCTCCTTCCCACCCGGCTTCGGGGGAAGGGCGACGACCCCGTCATCCTGCTTCTTCTCGGCTTTCGGGAGCATAACGATGGTGTCGTCCCTGCGCTTCCGGTCGCTCCCGCCGCTGCCCGGGAGCGAGATCATCTCATCCTTCTCCGGTGTGGTTGGTTCTGCCATGTACCCGATCTCCTCAAGATATGCCGACTCAAGAGGCGAGGCAAACCCGGGGACCCCGGCGTCATCCGGCACTTCGGAGACGGCACCGGCCGCCAGGGCTTCCTCCTCTTCCCGCAGCCGCGCCTCCTCTTCTCCCCTCAGTCGTTCTTCCTCGCATTCAAGCTGGTATTCCGTCCGGATATCCCGGATCTCCTCGACCCGGGGGATGTTGGTGAGCCCCGAGAGCACAATGATGATCCCCACGAACGACGTGCTCTTCACCGGATAGTCGCCCGATCGCATCTCGAGTCCGGCGATGCTCCGATCGATCCATTTTCGGACGGTCTGGAACCCCTTCATCGAGAGTTCGGCCGAAGGCCCGGCGATCAGCACCAGTGCCTTGTCGGCGCTCGTGAGATCGCAGGGAACCGATACGTCTTCATAAACCGCTTTTTTGGCGAGGGAGATGATCCGGGCGGCCTTCTCCTGCGAACCCTGGATGAAGTCTTTCAGCGACTGCCGCCGGTGGAAGATGTTCAGCCATCCGGTCGGCAGTCGCTCCGTGGCGTAGCCGACCGCGACGAACCCGTTTCCCTTCAGGGTGTTGAGGACCTCTCCGGCATCCAGAACAACCTCGGCGACGTCGAGCCCCGATTCGTTGAATTCTCCGGCGCGAAGAAGAAGGCCGATCTGGCGTGCAATCCTCTCGTTGAGCATGTTGTAGTGTGTTCTCGGGTCCGATCCCGCGGGGATCTGGCGCAGCTGGCCCATGACGCTGGTGTTCTCGGTCCCGGCTGCAGCGGCGGCCGCCTTGATCTTCTGCGACCAGGTCTCGTTGTCGAAGAGGATGACGGCATCGACGAGTCCCTGGAGCGCGTCGAGGTCGTCGGCGGCTTTGGCCGAGACCCGTTTTCCCTCTTCCAGGCACGGAAGTATGGCAAGAGCGAAGATCGGCTCCACGTAGGACTTCCGGATCTCGGCGATGATGAGCGGCGCGATATCGATGACGCTGCCCCCGAGCCCGCAGCAGAGGAGGATGGCGTCGATCTCCATCGTATCCATGCTCTGGAGCCGGGTCATCACCTCCTCGATATCGATCACGTCCGTGACATGAGCGTGATCCACGATATCGACCCGCGGGAAGAAGATCCTTGCAGGGTTCGGGAGATGGCGGAGTTGCAGCAGGGAGTTCGGGTCGATGTCGATCGCTACCGCACTCATGCAGTAGACTCTGCTGCGCTGGTCATGGTCGTAGAGCTGATCCACAACCCGCGACCCGGCGCCGCCCAACCCTATCGCCAGCACTCGCATAAGATCAAACTCCCTGTCTGGTATCTTTGCATGCCCGGGGTGACCTTTGCCGCGAAAGAAGCATGAATATCATCTAAAACTATTGGTAAATATGTGGGCGGACGGACATATACGTTTCTGTGCGTTCCGGAACGGGTGGAACCCGGCCAATCACGAAATGGTCTTATTAAAATATTCCGGTTTGACTTCCCCCCGCTTGTGCCTCCTCGTGGCTAAGGGAGAAGAATCACCTGATCCCCGGGAGAACCCGTTACGCCTCTCCGTTTTGCACTACCTGTGCGGTGCGTGACGTTTCGGGAGCACAAAATGATAATATATTTAACTCCCTGCACGTAACTACTCAATGAGGTGCATAGCCTTGACTACATATGGAATTGAATTTGTGCCCGGAGCAATCAACGTCAAGCAGGTGGTGAACTACACCAAGCTTGCAGAGTCGAAGGATATCGACTACGCTTGGATTACGAACCACTACAACAACCGCCATGCATACCCGACCCTCGCCATGATCGCGGCAAACACCGACACGATCAAGATGGGCCCGGGCATCATGAACACGTTCACCGACACCCCGGCAGCCATTGCCTCCTTCATGGCTACCTTAAACGAGATCTCCGACGGACGTGCCGTCCTCGGTATCGGACCCGGCGACCTCTCGACGCTCCCGAAGCTCGCGATCGACCCCGTCAAGCCCGTCGGTCACCTGAAGGAAGGTGTCGAGCAGATCCGGAAACTCCTCGCCGGCGAAGAGGTC from Methanoculleus chikugoensis encodes the following:
- a CDS encoding tubulin/FtsZ family protein; translation: MRVLAIGLGGAGSRVVDQLYDHDQRSRVYCMSAVAIDIDPNSLLQLRHLPNPARIFFPRVDIVDHAHVTDVIDIEEVMTRLQSMDTMEIDAILLCCGLGGSVIDIAPLIIAEIRKSYVEPIFALAILPCLEEGKRVSAKAADDLDALQGLVDAVILFDNETWSQKIKAAAAAAGTENTSVMGQLRQIPAGSDPRTHYNMLNERIARQIGLLLRAGEFNESGLDVAEVVLDAGEVLNTLKGNGFVAVGYATERLPTGWLNIFHRRQSLKDFIQGSQEKAARIISLAKKAVYEDVSVPCDLTSADKALVLIAGPSAELSMKGFQTVRKWIDRSIAGLEMRSGDYPVKSTSFVGIIIVLSGLTNIPRVEEIRDIRTEYQLECEEERLRGEEEARLREEEEALAAGAVSEVPDDAGVPGFASPLESAYLEEIGYMAEPTTPEKDEMISLPGSGGSDRKRRDDTIVMLPKAEKKQDDGVVALPPKPGGKEIDLTGSASVTSSVPAPKNSTFGLKGIAIEKTGPKDDAVTYSTSLKSVQRPKDGSLSADASTLERGMQRPKEGVFTGDHVTLGQGMQRPKDSLFEEAGLHMREGAPLPKDGSLGQIGRGLARPGPHPKEVDPSRGKLEVIDAAARQKNRDEEKRSDDDTDGGITWL